One region of Leptotrichia trevisanii DSM 22070 genomic DNA includes:
- a CDS encoding GNAT family N-acetyltransferase, with translation MEKNYKIRILDAKKDSDLLFKIVEHENEVFGEATVGNWNIKPFTKYGKVFAMLSNDEKEELMSVIEVLSSFNREMAYVYGVSTVPKFERNGYARILLQYVMETLKEMGIKKIELTVDMDNFTAKRIYEGLGFEIVGTLDNEYGDNIERYLMRYLVK, from the coding sequence ATGGAAAAGAATTATAAGATTAGAATATTGGATGCGAAAAAAGATTCGGATTTATTATTTAAGATTGTTGAGCATGAGAATGAGGTTTTTGGGGAGGCGACAGTTGGGAACTGGAATATTAAGCCATTTACGAAATATGGGAAAGTTTTTGCAATGCTGAGTAATGATGAAAAAGAGGAATTGATGTCGGTTATTGAAGTTTTGAGCAGTTTTAACAGGGAAATGGCTTATGTTTATGGGGTTTCGACTGTGCCGAAGTTTGAAAGAAATGGGTATGCAAGAATACTGCTTCAGTATGTAATGGAAACCTTGAAGGAAATGGGAATAAAGAAAATAGAACTTACTGTCGATATGGATAATTTTACTGCGAAAAGAATTTATGAGGGACTGGGCTTTGAAATAGTAGGAACTTTGGATAACGAGTATGGGGATAATATTGAAAGATACTTAATGAGATATTTAGTGAAATAG
- the grpE gene encoding nucleotide exchange factor GrpE yields the protein MAEKDLEKENLEGEAVQNEAVEEQNENVESQEVEKSAEETSDNCDDKVKKLEAELEEWKNSYTRKLAEFQNFTKRKENEVAEMRKYASEGIIVKLLDNIDNLERAVDASKESQNFDSLIEGVNMILNNLKNLLTEEGVEEIEAAGKEYDPYEHKAMITENKEELDDNVVVQVFQKGYKMKGKVVRPAMVTVNKKK from the coding sequence ATGGCGGAAAAAGATTTGGAAAAGGAAAATTTGGAAGGTGAAGCTGTACAGAATGAAGCAGTTGAAGAACAAAATGAAAATGTAGAAAGTCAAGAGGTTGAAAAAAGTGCAGAAGAAACTTCTGATAATTGTGATGATAAAGTAAAGAAATTAGAAGCTGAACTTGAAGAATGGAAAAATTCATATACAAGAAAGTTAGCTGAATTTCAAAACTTTACCAAAAGAAAAGAAAACGAAGTTGCAGAAATGAGAAAATACGCTTCTGAAGGAATTATCGTAAAATTGCTTGACAATATAGATAATCTGGAAAGAGCGGTTGACGCATCGAAGGAAAGCCAAAACTTTGATTCATTAATCGAAGGAGTTAATATGATTTTGAATAATCTAAAAAATCTGTTGACAGAAGAAGGCGTAGAAGAAATTGAAGCGGCAGGAAAAGAGTACGATCCTTACGAACATAAAGCAATGATTACTGAAAACAAAGAGGAACTGGATGACAACGTGGTTGTGCAAGTTTTCCAAAAAGGGTACAAAATGAAAGGGAAAGTTGTAAGGCCTGCGATGGTAACGGTTAATAAGAAGAAATAA
- the truA gene encoding tRNA pseudouridine(38-40) synthase TruA yields MEKRNAKMIYQYDGSKFCGFQRQNAMKTVQGEIEKVIFRTFSQKINMISSGRTDKGVHAMEQVSNFVIDSKIPLEAIKKQINKCLKGEIKVLNIEEADKKFNARFDAKSRTYLYIMRAEEDITPFEANYVTGLRKSVDVEKFQEIMDDFVGKYDFSSFMKKDKAYRNPVREIVYIKCYYDEKIGEKQVNVEICGNGFLKTMVRIMIGSALAVYFGNEEKDYIRKKLENPNADCKKILAASEGLYLYKVSY; encoded by the coding sequence ATGGAAAAAAGAAATGCGAAGATGATTTATCAGTATGATGGGAGTAAATTTTGTGGATTTCAGAGACAAAATGCAATGAAAACGGTACAAGGGGAAATTGAGAAAGTTATTTTCAGGACATTTTCACAAAAGATAAATATGATTTCATCTGGGAGGACTGATAAGGGCGTTCATGCGATGGAACAGGTTTCTAATTTTGTGATTGATAGCAAAATTCCGCTTGAGGCGATAAAAAAGCAGATTAATAAATGCCTGAAAGGTGAAATCAAAGTTTTAAATATTGAGGAGGCAGATAAAAAATTTAATGCGAGGTTTGATGCAAAAAGTCGAACTTATTTGTATATTATGAGGGCTGAGGAGGATATTACGCCGTTTGAGGCGAATTATGTGACTGGGTTGAGGAAAAGTGTGGATGTGGAAAAATTTCAGGAAATAATGGATGATTTTGTGGGGAAGTATGATTTTAGCAGCTTTATGAAAAAGGACAAGGCTTATAGGAATCCTGTGAGAGAAATTGTCTATATAAAATGTTATTATGATGAAAAAATTGGTGAAAAGCAGGTAAATGTGGAAATCTGCGGGAATGGATTTTTGAAAACAATGGTTAGAATTATGATTGGCTCAGCACTTGCAGTTTATTTTGGTAATGAAGAAAAAGATTATATTAGGAAAAAATTGGAAAATCCCAATGCTGATTGTAAGAAAATTTTAGCGGCTTCGGAAGGGTTATATCTGTATAAGGTGAGTTATTAA
- the hrcA gene encoding heat-inducible transcriptional repressor HrcA, producing the protein MNDREQLILKAIIKHYLEFGESVGSRTLEKKYNIGVSSATIRNTMADLEDKGLIVKTHTSSGRIPTSEGYKLYVDELLKIRDISQEEKAKVMQAYNKRMNQIDTIFEETSRLLSKISQYAGVVLEPAFTQEGVKKVKLVHINETTVLAVVIMNSSLTKNLNIFLENPVTENEVEAINSFLNEKIANSEYFTLSDLKDFFTNTNLFMQSDFQDNMISDEGKLFFEGGTNLIENNASDVMNLINRVKLFNNPNDLRNVFAQFLQMEEFKDREVNVIFGEDLNIAGLEDFSFVFSVYTLNNAKGIIGVIGPKRMEYSKTVGLVEYVAEEVNQLLNQKNK; encoded by the coding sequence ATGAATGATAGGGAGCAATTAATTTTAAAGGCTATTATCAAGCATTATCTGGAATTTGGTGAAAGTGTAGGATCACGGACGCTGGAGAAAAAGTATAACATTGGAGTGTCGTCAGCGACTATCCGAAATACAATGGCAGATTTGGAAGATAAGGGCCTAATTGTAAAAACACATACATCTTCTGGACGTATTCCGACAAGTGAAGGATATAAGCTGTATGTCGATGAGCTTTTGAAAATTAGAGATATTTCTCAGGAGGAAAAGGCGAAGGTCATGCAGGCGTACAATAAGAGGATGAATCAAATTGATACGATATTTGAGGAAACATCTAGATTATTGTCAAAAATTAGTCAATATGCCGGGGTTGTATTAGAGCCGGCGTTTACGCAGGAAGGTGTAAAAAAGGTAAAACTGGTACATATTAATGAAACGACAGTACTTGCTGTAGTTATAATGAATTCTTCCCTTACAAAAAATTTAAATATCTTTCTGGAAAATCCTGTAACTGAAAATGAAGTGGAAGCAATAAATAGTTTTTTAAATGAAAAAATTGCGAACAGTGAGTATTTTACATTATCTGACTTAAAAGATTTTTTCACGAATACAAATTTATTTATGCAAAGCGATTTTCAGGATAATATGATTTCCGATGAAGGAAAATTGTTTTTTGAAGGTGGAACGAATCTCATTGAAAATAACGCATCTGATGTAATGAACCTTATAAATCGGGTAAAACTGTTTAATAATCCGAATGATTTACGGAATGTGTTTGCACAGTTTTTACAGATGGAGGAATTTAAAGATAGAGAAGTGAATGTAATTTTCGGAGAAGATTTGAACATTGCAGGACTTGAGGATTTCTCATTTGTGTTCTCGGTTTATACGCTTAATAATGCGAAGGGGATTATCGGTGTGATTGGACCAAAACGAATGGAATATTCAAAGACGGTTGGACTCGTTGAATATGTAGCAGAAGAAGTAAATCAGTTATTAAATCAAAAAAATAAATAA